A region of Solanum dulcamara chromosome 7, daSolDulc1.2, whole genome shotgun sequence DNA encodes the following proteins:
- the LOC129895841 gene encoding uncharacterized protein LOC129895841, whose protein sequence is MGQAFRKLFDTFFGNSEMRVVMLGLDAAGKTTILYKLHIGEVLSTVPTIGFNVEKVQYKNVIFTVWDVGGQEKLRPLWRHYFNYTDGLIYVVDSLDRERIGKAKLEFQAIIRDPFMLNAIILVFANKQDMKGAMTPMEVCEGLGLYELKNRKWHIQGTCALRGDGLYEGLDWLASTLKEHKAVGYSSIGPSSF, encoded by the exons ATGGGACAAGCCTTTCGCAAGCTGTTCGATACTTTCTTCGGGAATTCTGAGATGAGG GTTGTAATGCTTGGACTTGATGCAGCTGGAAAAACAACTATATTATACAAACTGCACATAGGAGAAGTTCTATCAACAGTTCCTACCATCG GTTTCAATGTGGAAAAAGTGCAGTacaaaaatgtaatttttactGTGTGGGATGTTGGTGGACAAGAGAAATTAAGGCCACTCTGGAGGCATTACTTCAATTACACAGATGGACTG ATTTATGTCGTCGACTCGTTGGATCGAGAGAGGATTGGAAAGGCAAAACTAGAATTTCAG GCCATCATCAGAGATCCATTTATGCTTAATGCAATCATCTTGGTTTTTGCTAACAAACAAGATATG AAAGGAGCAATGACACCAATGGAAGTGTGTGAAGGTCTTGGTCTCTATGAGCTTAAAAACCGAAAATGGCATATACAAGGTACATGTGCTCTTAGAGGGGATGGCCTATACGAGGGATTGGACTGGTTAGCCAGCACTTTAAAAGAACACAAGGCCGTCGGATACTCTTCAATAGGCCCTTCATCCTTCTGA